The Cetobacterium somerae sequence AATACATTTAGGGAGGGTTTTTATGAAAACTGTTAAAACTGTTGATGCTTTAGGTATGATTTTATGCCATGATATCACAAAAATTGTTCCAGGTGAATTTAAAGGAGTAGCTTTTAAAAAAGGGCATATCATAAAAGAAGAAGATATTCCAGAACTTTTAAAACTTGGAAAAGACAATCTTTATGTATGGGAACATCAAGAGGGGACTCTTCACGAGAATGATGCTGCCATAAGAATAAAAAATCATATTGCTGGTGAAGGATTGGATTTTTCAACAATTAAAGAAGGGAAAATAGATTTTATTGCAAAAAATGATGGACTATTAAAAGTTGATGTAGCTGAATTACTAAAAATAAATAGTCTAGGTGAAATTATTGTTTCTACTTTACACAATAACACTCCTATAAAAAAAGGGATAAAAGTAGCTGGAACAAGAGTTATTCCTTTAGTTATTAACGAAGATAAAATTATAGAGATGGAAAGCATCTCAAAAGAAAACATTATTAAAATTTTGCCAATCAAGCCAAAAAAAATAGCCATTATAACTACTGGAAACGAAGTTTTTTATGGACGAATTCAAGATAAATTTGGTCCTATTCTAACTAAAAAAGTTGAAGAATATGGGTGTAAAGTTATTTATCACGCATTTTCTTCAGATGAAAAAGAAATGATAAAAGATAAAATACAAGAAGCACTAGATAGCGATGCAGAACTTATTCTTTGCACAGGTGGTATGTCTGTAGACCCTGATGATAGAACTCCTCTTGCTATAAAAGAAATGGGAGGAGAATTAATCACTTATGGATCTCCTGTTTTACCTGGAGCTATGCTACTTTTAGCTTACCATGGAGAAAGAGCTATTTTAGGTTTACCTGGTTGTGTTATGCACTCTAAAAGAACTGCTTTCGATTTAGTTCTTCCTAGAATTTTAGCAGACGAAAAAATAACTTTTGAAGACATTGCTTCATACGGCCACGGTGGACTATGTCTCGACTGTCCAATTTGTACTTTTCCACATTGTTCTTTTGGAAAATAATTAATAAAAACACTCCTATACAAAAAATAATCTCTGTATAGGAGTGTTTATTTTAATAAAATCTTATTATTTGTGAATATTTTTTTTGCTCATTTGAATTTAATCTCTGAATCTCTTTTTTATTTTCAACTTTATTAGAACCATTTGTAAAATCTGTTATTCCAGCCCATGGCTCTAAACAAATAAATTCACTTGAATCCGTACTTGTCCATAAAGTTAATATTGGTAAATTTTCAAATTTAAATTCAACTCCATGAGAAGAGTTTAAATGTTTTATATCTATTTGTTTATTTTCCATTCCTACAAATACCAATGCATCTTTAGCAAATTTATCTTTCGATAAATTAAACTTCTCACATATTGTTACCTTCTCTGGAATATCAAATAAAAAAGAGTTATTTCTTTCATCAATTTTATATAATTCACACTCTTCTTCTTTTAATTCTAAATAGTAATTCTCAAAAGTTTTGTCATTATTATAGTTACAATAAAACGCTGTATGTCCACCTATATGATAGTACATTTCAACTACATCATTATTTTTAACTATATAATTATGATGTAAAGTATCCTCTACTAATATGTATTCAACTATTAAAGAGAAGTTATACGGATATCTTTCCTTTGTATATGAATTTGGCTTCAATTGAAATCTTGCTATACTATTTGTCACTTCTAAAATTTCAAACTCCAAATCTCTAGCAAAACCATGTTTTGTCATTGAAAGAGTAACTCTTTCATTTTTTCCTAAAGGATAATCTATTTCTCCATTTAAAATATTTCCAATAAAAGGAAATAAATTTGGAGCACTTTTTTTAAAGCTTCCTTCAGTTCCTGGCCAAATATATTCAATTCCATTCTCTTTGTTTATAACACTTTTCAATTCTGCACCAAACTTATTAATTAGTACAGTTAACTTTTCATTCTCTATCTTTACCATGAGAATTATCCCCCTATTTTTAAATTAGTATTGTACTAAATTTGGAAATTGAGAATCTAAGATTTCATCCATTTGAGCTGTGAACTCAGCATTTTCCTCATTTTTTAAGAACTCTTCTACATCTCCTGTAATTTCAATTCTCTCAATGATATCTCCTTGCTTTACTGAGTCTACAACTTTTTGGTCAGCTTCAGATACAACTTCACCAAAAATTGTATGCTTGTAGTTTAACCAAGGTGTCTCAACATGAGTTATAAAGAATTGTGATCCATTTGTTTCTGGTCCAGCATTAGCCATTGCTAATATTCCTTTTTTATCAAAAACTACTCCTTCTTTAAACTCATCTATAAATTGATATCCTGGTCCACCTGTTCCTGTTCCTGTTGGATCTCCACCTTGAATCATAAAGTCTTCAATTACTCTATGGAATTTAATACCATTATAGTATCCTCTCATTGCTAAGTGTGCAAAGTTTAATACTGTTACTGGTGCTACTTCTGGGAAAAGAACTAAGTTAATATCTCCTCTTGGTGTAACTATTTTTGCGTTTAATTTTACTTCTTTCATATTTCTTACCTCCATATTTTTTCCTAAAACAACTCTTGGTTTTGCAAACATCTTTTTCGAAAGAAAAAAGACAATAAATACTGCCAATAAAATCAAAATCTGTTTGAATCCTTTTTCCATTCTTACTAGTCCTCCATTTTAAAAGCTTCTTTATATGTTTCTAAAAGTTCCTCTTCTGAAACAACCCCGTAAATTTCATAAGGCCATTTAGATTCTAACTTCTTTTTTAATTGATTGATATCTTTTTCAACAACTAAGTACTTATCCTCTGTATCTCTAAGTTTTTCTCTCACTGGTTGCAGCTTATAAATTATATCAAATTGTTCCTCTTCTTGTATAGTATCTTTTAATAAGTTTTCTAAATTTTGTTCTTCTGTTGCTAGCTGATTGTATCTGTTAAGTATTTTATCTTTTTTGTCCAACAATCTATTTAAATTATATTTAAAAAATCTTTTTACAACTATAGCTCCAGACTTATCTTTTAACTCCATTCTCTTTTTTAAAGTCTCTTGAATTTTTTCAAGCGGTAATCTATTCTTCTCTCTTATCTCTTCTACCATCTCTTTAAAAGAATTGAATTCCTCTTCGCTCATTTTATCTACTTTCATCTCTAAAAGTGCTCCATATATTTTTTCATAAGGTAATAAAACTTTTTCAGTTAAAATTTCCTCCCCTGAAATATCTCCCATTTCTCTTAATTTATCCAATTGAGTAGAAGTAATTTTTAAAACTGTTAAAATTACTTCTTGAGCATAACTTATAAATTCCTCTTTTTTCATTATTCTCTCTCCTTTTTTCTTATAGATTTTCCAGCTAAAACTCCAGTAGAACATGCTGCTTGAATATTATATCCACCTGTATCTCCATCTATATCTAAAAGTTCTCCAACTAAATAAAGACCTTGAGTTTTTTTAGACTCCATCGTTTTAGCATTTATTTCATCTAAAGAGACTCCACCTCTTGTTACCATAGCCATCTCAAAACTTCCAACTTTTGTTATCTCCATCTTATTTGAAGTTAATAGTCTTACTAAATTCTCTCTTTTCTCTTTTGAAAGTTCTGCTATTTTTAATTCTTCACTTATTTCTAAGATAGATAATATAGTTTTTATAAATCTTTCAGGTAAAAAATAATAAGATAAAACTTTCTTTATAGTTTTTTTACCATCTTTATTCATTTCTTCGATTAACTCTTTGTTTAAAACCTCATACTCTTTTCCAATATAATTAATTTCTAGCTGACTTTCACTTTCAACGAATCTAGAATTATCAAGTATTCCAGGACCACTAAAATTCGTATGTGTCAACAATACAGCTCCTTTTTTTTCTATAACTTTTTTATTTTGTCTCCATATAGTAATCTTAACATTTTGAAAACTTATTCCAGAAAGTTCTTGAAAATAATAATCTCTCACATATATAGGACTTAGTGCTGGTTTTGGGGGTATAATTTTATGACCTAGCTCCTTAGCCATCACATATCCATCTCCTGTTGTTCCAACTCCAGGATAAGATTTTCCTCCTGTTGCTAGAACTAGACTATTACATTTATACAATCCTTTATCTGTTAAAATTGAAAATATTTCTAAGTTTTTTTGAATACTTTCTATTTTTATTCCCTCTATTATTTTAACACCTAGAGTCAACATCTTTCTTTTTAAAAGATCTACAACATCTAAAGAGCTAAATGTTTCAGGAAAATATTTTCCAGTTTCTTCAACTAAAACTAAAGGTAACCCATTTTCTTTAAAAAACGTCTTTAACATCTCTGGAGAGTATTTATTCAAAGCCTCTTTTAAAAATTTTCCATTTTGTCCATATTTATCAGAAAAATCTTTAGGCTTTCCAGTATGAGTTAAATTACATTTTCCGCTCCCTGCTACCAATATTTTATTTCCTATACGTTTATTTTTTTCTAAAAGAGCTACTTTAAAGCCTCTTTCTGCTGCTGTAATAGCTGTAAAAATTCCTCCTGGTCCTCCTCCAACTACTATTAAATCAAATTCATTCATTATCTAGCTCCATAATATTGATAATAGTGACATTTTATTCCACCATTATATAGCTTTCTATTTTTTGTGGCCTTTTTCCCAAATACTTTTTCAAAATTTTCATAAGATGTAATTATATAGTAAGACCATTTTGGGAATCTCATTTGGAAAATGTCTCCCATAAGACCATACAATCTTTCTACAGCGTCTTCATCTAATAAACGATCTCCATATGGTGGATTTGATACTATGCACCCTTTTTCTGCCATTGTTTCTAACTCTAAAAAGTTCATACATTTAAATTCAATCTCTTCTTCTACCCCAGCTCTTATAGCATTTAATTTAGCTACTTCTACTGTTTCAGAGTCTATATCAGAAGCATATATTTTCACTTCTTTATCATAATCTTCCCTTGAAAATGCTTCATCTCTTAAATCAATCCATAAGTTTTCAGGTATTATATCCCACTTTTCAGATGCAAAGTTTCTATTTACTCCTGGGGCTACATTTCTTGCTATCATAGCTGCTTCTATTGCAATAGTTCCTGTTCCACACATTGGATCTAATAGAGGTCTATCTCCACCTTTCCAACGACTTAATAATACTAAAGCTGCTGCCATTGTTTCCTTCAGAGGCGCTTCATTTATTAAGTTTCTGTACCCTCTTTTATGCAATCCTTCACCACTTGTATCAATCATAACTAAAAATATATCATTATGCGCTTGGATTTTGACTCTATAATGAGCTCCTGTTTCAATAAGTCTTTCTGTTTGATATGCTACTTTTAATCTTTCAACTATCGCCTTTTTTACAATTTTCTGAATATCAGATTTTGAAAAAAGTTTGCATTTTACTGAACTTACCCAACTTATTGGAAATTCTCCATCTATTGAAATTATATTTTCCCAAGGTAATCTTTTTATATTTTCAAATAAATTATCAAAAGTTAAAGCTTTAAATTCTCCCATTTTTATAAAAACTCTGTCTGCACATCTTAAGTGTAAATTAGCTTCTACAATGTCTTTCTCATCTCCATCAAATTCAACTCTTCCATTAAATGTTTCAATATTTTCAAATCCTAATTCTTTACACTCATCCTTAACAACGCTCTCTAAACCCATTGTTGCTGAGGCTATTAATCTATACTTCTTACTCATCTATTCACTCCTTTTTTTTAAACACTCTAAATATATAAATTTTATAATTACAAATACTGGCACTCCCAAAAACATTCCTAAGGGTCCAAAGAAACTTCCACAAACCATTACTGCTACAATGGTCCAAAAACTACTCATTCCAACAGACTCTTCCATTATTTTTGGACCAATTATAAATCCATCTACAGCTTGTCCAACTCCTATAGCTATAAAAAGATACACTACTTTTAATGGTGCTGCTAATAATATTAAGAATGTAGCTATAGTTCCAGCTACTATTGATCCCACATACGGAATCATATTTCCTATTCCTACCATAACTCCACTTAAAAGAGCATATGGTACTTTTGCTATAAAAAGAACTAAAAACACTAAAAACCCTACAACTGCTGATGTTAATATTCTTCCTAAAATATATTTTAAAAATACATCATTTACTTTTCTAACAAAATCTACACCATATTTCGCTTTTGATTTCGTAGTAAAAAGCAATAAAATATTTTCTAAAAACTCCATAAAATATTCTTTGCTATACATTAAATAAAGAGAGATAAAAACTCCAATAAAAAAGTTAATCACTCCCATTAAACTTCTTAAAACTCCAGCTCCCAATCCAAATGCTAAATTTTTAAAATTTCCTAAATTAGTTCTTGTAAATTTTATCAAATTATTTTCTATTTCTTTAGGATCAAAGAAAAGCAAATCTTTTTCTTTCAAAAAATTTATTAAATGCTCAGTATTAGAGCTTAGACTTGCTAACATTGTTGGAAATTTATCAATTAAATCAGTTACACTATTTATAATATTCGGAACTATAATCAAAACCAATTCAATTATAACAAGAAAAACTATCATTAAACTTATTCCAATCGCCCATGCTCTTCTCATTTTTACTTTATTTTCAAAAATTTTTACAAGAGGACTTACTAATATAGCTATAAAAATAGCGTAGATAAATGGTGTTATAGAACTTACCATTTGCCCCACCATAGAATTGAAAGCTTCGTTATATTGAAAAAAAGTTTGAATTAAAATTAATAACAATCCAACTATAAAAAAGTGTAGATATCCTTTTTTCATTACTTTACTCCTTTCTTTAAATTATTTTATTATAAAGTCTACATCATCTGATCTTTCATTTGTTTTTCCAACAACCTTAATTATTAATCGATCAGGAACTCCAATTATAACTTCTCCCGGCTGACCTATCCAACCTTGTTTTACATTCAGTTTTAGAGGCGAATTTGAAGTTGTGACTCTTATTTTTTTATCTTTTATTTTTACATTTACTCCACCTATATCAGTCGGAACAAAAATATCTTTTTCTTCTATTTGTAATGGATATACATACTTCAGTTGATTATTTACATAAACTTCAGCACTTGCAGCATCTGAAGCTTTAAATTTTGTTATTTGAAATCCTAGTACAGAAAATATACTAATAAGTATTGTATAAACTATTACATCTCCTTTTCTGAAATATTTTTTTTGTTTTTTCACAGATACACCTACTTAGCTTTTCCTATTTTTTCACCCATATATACTTTAGTTTCTAGACCTTTACTACTATTTTCTAAAATATCTTTGTCAAACTCTACTTTATTTTCTTGAAAAAGCAGTACACACGATGATCCTCCAAAGAAGAAGTATCCTTTTTCTTCTCCTTTTTTTACTAAAGTATTAGGGCTGTATGTTTGCTTTATGCCACCAACCATCGTAGCTCCAATCTCACTTAAAACTATTTCACCAAACTTTTCAGTTTTTAAAATTGAAACTTCCCTTTTATTTTCGCAATAAATTCTAAAGTTCTTTTTTATTGCATAAGGAGAAACAGAATAATAATAGCCATCTATTAATTTAGACTCACCTATTATCCCATCCGCAGGAAAATGAAATCTATGATAATCTACTGGTGCAAGTCTTATAATTACCATTGTTCCACCTTTAAATTTTTTAGCTTCCTCTTTATCCATTAAAAATTCTTCTAATGTGAATTCGTCTCCTTTTAAAAAAAACTTTGTTGTTTCTTTTAAATTATTGAAAATTAGTATTTTTCCATCTGCAGGAGAAACTAACACATTCTCATCTCTAGCTATTTCTCTTGCTCCCTCTTTTAGCTCTCTTATAAAAAAATCATTAAAAGATGTAAATTCTTCAACTCTTTTTTTTGACTCATTCATATTTATAGAATTTTCTTCTACAAAAGGCTTTATTTTTTCTATAGATGATTTTTCAGACATCTTTTTTCCATAATAATCTGTTAAAAATTTTTTTCTAACAACTAAATTTAGAGGTAATTTTCCTAATGGATTATAATATAAAAACTTTAAAAATCCTTCTCCTGGTGGAATTTCTGTTTTTATTTCCCCAGTT is a genomic window containing:
- a CDS encoding BaiN/RdsA family NAD(P)/FAD-dependent oxidoreductase codes for the protein MNEFDLIVVGGGPGGIFTAITAAERGFKVALLEKNKRIGNKILVAGSGKCNLTHTGKPKDFSDKYGQNGKFLKEALNKYSPEMLKTFFKENGLPLVLVEETGKYFPETFSSLDVVDLLKRKMLTLGVKIIEGIKIESIQKNLEIFSILTDKGLYKCNSLVLATGGKSYPGVGTTGDGYVMAKELGHKIIPPKPALSPIYVRDYYFQELSGISFQNVKITIWRQNKKVIEKKGAVLLTHTNFSGPGILDNSRFVESESQLEINYIGKEYEVLNKELIEEMNKDGKKTIKKVLSYYFLPERFIKTILSILEISEELKIAELSKEKRENLVRLLTSNKMEITKVGSFEMAMVTRGGVSLDEINAKTMESKKTQGLYLVGELLDIDGDTGGYNIQAACSTGVLAGKSIRKKERE
- a CDS encoding aldose epimerase family protein; the protein is MVKIENEKLTVLINKFGAELKSVINKENGIEYIWPGTEGSFKKSAPNLFPFIGNILNGEIDYPLGKNERVTLSMTKHGFARDLEFEILEVTNSIARFQLKPNSYTKERYPYNFSLIVEYILVEDTLHHNYIVKNNDVVEMYYHIGGHTAFYCNYNNDKTFENYYLELKEEECELYKIDERNNSFLFDIPEKVTICEKFNLSKDKFAKDALVFVGMENKQIDIKHLNSSHGVEFKFENLPILTLWTSTDSSEFICLEPWAGITDFTNGSNKVENKKEIQRLNSNEQKKYSQIIRFY
- a CDS encoding NusG domain II-containing protein; this translates as MKKQKKYFRKGDVIVYTILISIFSVLGFQITKFKASDAASAEVYVNNQLKYVYPLQIEEKDIFVPTDIGGVNVKIKDKKIRVTTSNSPLKLNVKQGWIGQPGEVIIGVPDRLIIKVVGKTNERSDDVDFIIK
- a CDS encoding phosphatidylserine decarboxylase — encoded protein: MNFDKINYIERKTGEIKTEIPPGEGFLKFLYYNPLGKLPLNLVVRKKFLTDYYGKKMSEKSSIEKIKPFVEENSINMNESKKRVEEFTSFNDFFIRELKEGAREIARDENVLVSPADGKILIFNNLKETTKFFLKGDEFTLEEFLMDKEEAKKFKGGTMVIIRLAPVDYHRFHFPADGIIGESKLIDGYYYSVSPYAIKKNFRIYCENKREVSILKTEKFGEIVLSEIGATMVGGIKQTYSPNTLVKKGEEKGYFFFGGSSCVLLFQENKVEFDKDILENSSKGLETKVYMGEKIGKAK
- a CDS encoding molybdopterin-binding protein, encoding MKTVKTVDALGMILCHDITKIVPGEFKGVAFKKGHIIKEEDIPELLKLGKDNLYVWEHQEGTLHENDAAIRIKNHIAGEGLDFSTIKEGKIDFIAKNDGLLKVDVAELLKINSLGEIIVSTLHNNTPIKKGIKVAGTRVIPLVINEDKIIEMESISKENIIKILPIKPKKIAIITTGNEVFYGRIQDKFGPILTKKVEEYGCKVIYHAFSSDEKEMIKDKIQEALDSDAELILCTGGMSVDPDDRTPLAIKEMGGELITYGSPVLPGAMLLLAYHGERAILGLPGCVMHSKRTAFDLVLPRILADEKITFEDIASYGHGGLCLDCPICTFPHCSFGK
- a CDS encoding THUMP domain-containing class I SAM-dependent RNA methyltransferase, whose protein sequence is MSKKYRLIASATMGLESVVKDECKELGFENIETFNGRVEFDGDEKDIVEANLHLRCADRVFIKMGEFKALTFDNLFENIKRLPWENIISIDGEFPISWVSSVKCKLFSKSDIQKIVKKAIVERLKVAYQTERLIETGAHYRVKIQAHNDIFLVMIDTSGEGLHKRGYRNLINEAPLKETMAAALVLLSRWKGGDRPLLDPMCGTGTIAIEAAMIARNVAPGVNRNFASEKWDIIPENLWIDLRDEAFSREDYDKEVKIYASDIDSETVEVAKLNAIRAGVEEEIEFKCMNFLELETMAEKGCIVSNPPYGDRLLDEDAVERLYGLMGDIFQMRFPKWSYYIITSYENFEKVFGKKATKNRKLYNGGIKCHYYQYYGAR
- a CDS encoding AI-2E family transporter; this translates as MKKGYLHFFIVGLLLILIQTFFQYNEAFNSMVGQMVSSITPFIYAIFIAILVSPLVKIFENKVKMRRAWAIGISLMIVFLVIIELVLIIVPNIINSVTDLIDKFPTMLASLSSNTEHLINFLKEKDLLFFDPKEIENNLIKFTRTNLGNFKNLAFGLGAGVLRSLMGVINFFIGVFISLYLMYSKEYFMEFLENILLLFTTKSKAKYGVDFVRKVNDVFLKYILGRILTSAVVGFLVFLVLFIAKVPYALLSGVMVGIGNMIPYVGSIVAGTIATFLILLAAPLKVVYLFIAIGVGQAVDGFIIGPKIMEESVGMSSFWTIVAVMVCGSFFGPLGMFLGVPVFVIIKFIYLECLKKRSE
- a CDS encoding peptidylprolyl isomerase, translated to MKEVKLNAKIVTPRGDINLVLFPEVAPVTVLNFAHLAMRGYYNGIKFHRVIEDFMIQGGDPTGTGTGGPGYQFIDEFKEGVVFDKKGILAMANAGPETNGSQFFITHVETPWLNYKHTIFGEVVSEADQKVVDSVKQGDIIERIEITGDVEEFLKNEENAEFTAQMDEILDSQFPNLVQY